From Sphingomonas hengshuiensis, one genomic window encodes:
- a CDS encoding TonB-dependent receptor has protein sequence MTSKLRLLPRISLLAFAAAFAAPAAAQSGQSAGQAASVDQEITVTGWRLRQLDTVTPTGSRLDLSIRDTPATLDRITADEMLTRGFRTVEEATDSLPGIISGGSPGNPTLFSMRGFTGEQITILHNGLYLGPANMINRPGNTFNLASIDVLKGPASVLYGQGAVGGAVNIVSKHPDFKGNSGQALASYGEFDTVSLGAGGNRVLSDTLAGRVDVSYHRSNGYVDDTGPHSFNATGALLYRPSSDLSVELSVDYLRDRLPTYYGTPLLPAAAATDPIPGILTSANGAVVDRRTRFVNYNVGDSRANSWQVWPRLAVTWSPSDAVTLSNTAYYFHADRAWINAESYAYNAATGRVDRDRFFVFHNQDLVGDQGSATFRHSLAGMANQLVIGFDYNHLDFVRSRGFPDGDSVDLLRPARGSFGALDRRVSPTRWDQIALFAEDALDLTAKLKLVTGLRAERLYLTRENYNLDGSFNAGSSFRRVYKPFNWRAGLVYDVTPAITTYASFSTGQDPVGSNIFLVNAGQNFALSNSRQVEAGVKAALLNGRASLTAAVYDIERRNILTQVAIDTVSNIGSQRSRGIELSGEARLTPHWAVTASGTYVDAAYGSFTDPNYGVAASGNRPPNVPDWTANVWTSVQQIAGLPLEAGGGVKYVGQRYGNTANTLVLRPYATGIVYATWAVNPRLSLTGRVNNVWNKTFVQWADIYYPAQVMLGEPRRAEVSLLARF, from the coding sequence ATGACATCGAAGCTGCGGCTTCTGCCGCGCATCTCTCTTCTTGCGTTCGCGGCGGCCTTTGCCGCGCCCGCGGCCGCACAGAGCGGCCAGTCCGCCGGGCAAGCGGCATCCGTAGACCAGGAGATCACCGTCACCGGGTGGCGCCTGCGCCAGCTCGACACGGTGACGCCGACCGGCAGCCGGCTTGATCTCTCCATCCGCGACACGCCCGCGACACTCGACCGGATCACCGCCGACGAAATGCTGACGCGCGGCTTTCGCACGGTGGAAGAGGCGACGGACAGCCTGCCTGGCATCATTTCCGGCGGATCGCCCGGCAACCCCACGCTGTTCTCGATGCGCGGCTTCACCGGCGAGCAGATCACGATTCTGCACAACGGCCTGTATCTCGGCCCCGCCAACATGATCAACCGGCCGGGCAACACCTTCAACCTCGCCAGCATCGATGTGCTGAAGGGGCCGGCGTCGGTGCTCTATGGCCAGGGCGCAGTGGGCGGCGCGGTCAACATCGTCAGCAAGCACCCCGATTTTAAGGGCAATAGCGGCCAGGCGCTCGCTTCCTATGGCGAATTCGACACGGTCAGCCTGGGCGCGGGCGGCAATCGGGTGCTGAGCGATACGCTCGCGGGCCGCGTGGATGTGAGCTATCACCGCTCGAACGGCTATGTCGACGATACCGGGCCGCACTCGTTCAACGCGACGGGTGCATTGCTCTATCGGCCCAGCAGCGACCTGTCCGTCGAACTCAGCGTCGATTATCTGCGCGATCGGCTGCCCACCTATTACGGCACGCCGCTATTGCCGGCCGCCGCGGCAACGGACCCGATTCCGGGCATTCTCACATCGGCGAACGGCGCCGTGGTCGATCGCCGCACCCGCTTCGTCAATTACAATGTCGGGGATAGCCGCGCGAACAGCTGGCAGGTCTGGCCGCGCCTGGCCGTCACCTGGTCGCCTTCGGACGCGGTGACACTGTCCAACACGGCCTATTATTTCCACGCCGACCGCGCCTGGATCAACGCGGAAAGCTATGCCTATAATGCCGCCACCGGCCGGGTAGATCGCGATCGGTTCTTCGTGTTCCACAACCAGGATCTTGTCGGCGACCAGGGCAGCGCGACGTTCCGCCACAGCCTGGCCGGGATGGCGAACCAGCTGGTGATCGGCTTCGACTATAACCATCTCGATTTCGTGCGCAGCCGGGGCTTCCCGGACGGCGACAGCGTCGATCTGCTACGGCCGGCGCGCGGCAGTTTCGGCGCGCTCGATCGGCGGGTGAGCCCGACGCGGTGGGACCAGATCGCGCTGTTCGCCGAGGATGCGCTCGATCTCACCGCCAAACTCAAGCTGGTCACCGGCCTGCGGGCCGAGCGGCTGTACCTGACGCGCGAAAACTATAATCTGGATGGCAGCTTCAACGCCGGCTCCAGCTTCCGCCGCGTGTACAAGCCGTTCAACTGGCGCGCCGGCCTCGTCTATGATGTGACGCCCGCGATCACCACCTATGCGTCGTTCAGCACCGGGCAGGATCCGGTCGGCTCCAACATCTTCCTGGTCAATGCCGGCCAGAATTTCGCGCTATCGAACTCGCGGCAAGTCGAAGCCGGGGTGAAGGCGGCGCTGCTGAACGGGCGGGCGTCGCTGACAGCGGCGGTCTATGACATCGAACGGCGCAATATCCTGACCCAGGTGGCGATCGATACGGTCAGCAATATCGGCAGCCAGCGATCGCGCGGGATCGAACTGTCGGGCGAGGCGCGGTTGACGCCGCATTGGGCCGTCACCGCCAGCGGCACCTATGTCGATGCCGCCTATGGCAGCTTCACCGATCCGAACTACGGCGTGGCGGCCTCGGGCAACCGGCCGCCGAACGTGCCGGACTGGACGGCCAATGTCTGGACCAGCGTCCAGCAGATCGCGGGCCTGCCGCTGGAGGCGGGCGGGGGCGTGAAATATGTCGGCCAGCGCTATGGCAACACCGCCAACACGCTGGTGCTGCGCCCCTATGCGACCGGCATCGTCTACGCCACCTGGGCGGTGAACCCGCGGCTGTCGCTGACCGGGCGGGTCAACAATGTGTGGAACAAGACATTCGTGCAATGGGCCGACATCTATTATCCGGCGCAGGTGATGCTGGGTGAGCCGCGGCGCGCCGAGGTGAGCCTGCTTGCCCGCTTCTAA
- a CDS encoding PepSY domain-containing protein: protein MPASKARRVLGALVWFHRWLGVATCLIFAAWFASGAVMLFQPFPSLPHAAQMTLQAPVRLADVTVAPGRAAAAVPGAETLRLVQRAGRPAYLVGGGEALSTIDAQTGAPLPPLTPAQALAEARRVFGPAATVAGPFGYDQWVVHNRFDPARPFYRLDANDAAGTQLYLSARSGELLQRTTWSARAWNWPGAVLHWVYMTPLRKDWRAWDSSVWWLSLVCMLVAIAGTVLGVVRMLAARRLRPPRISFYRRRWLRWHHLLGLGSAVFVLGWIFSGWLSMDHGRLFSRGTATDVQARRYAGCSLADALQRVNPTILAGANLREIGFTPLACTPVLTRYSGDGRADRVDGAGHIIDEAAMRGLVQRAALAGWPGAAHVRIDPIDPSATDALAEGWPASAWRVRLDARGRPDLVVDGDTGRLLTVMDSSRAAYAWVYYALHTGNVPGLTTRPVLRRTLLLLPLTAGFLFSITGVVLGWQRLRRAGGVTAFRP from the coding sequence TTGCCCGCTTCTAAGGCGCGCCGGGTGCTGGGCGCGCTGGTCTGGTTCCACCGCTGGCTGGGCGTGGCCACCTGCCTGATCTTCGCTGCCTGGTTTGCCAGCGGCGCGGTGATGCTGTTCCAGCCTTTCCCGTCGCTGCCCCATGCCGCGCAGATGACGTTGCAAGCCCCGGTGCGGCTTGCCGACGTGACGGTCGCGCCGGGCCGCGCCGCGGCGGCGGTGCCCGGCGCGGAGACGCTGCGGCTGGTCCAGCGGGCAGGACGTCCGGCCTATCTGGTCGGCGGGGGCGAAGCCCTAAGCACCATCGATGCGCAGACGGGCGCGCCGCTCCCGCCGCTGACGCCCGCACAGGCGCTTGCCGAAGCCCGGCGCGTGTTCGGCCCCGCCGCGACCGTCGCCGGGCCGTTCGGCTATGACCAATGGGTGGTCCACAACCGGTTCGATCCGGCGCGGCCCTTCTACCGCCTCGATGCGAACGACGCGGCGGGGACCCAACTCTATTTGTCCGCGCGTTCGGGTGAACTGCTCCAGCGCACGACCTGGAGCGCGAGGGCGTGGAACTGGCCGGGAGCGGTGCTCCACTGGGTCTATATGACGCCGCTGCGGAAGGACTGGCGCGCCTGGGATTCCAGCGTCTGGTGGCTGTCGCTGGTCTGCATGCTGGTGGCGATCGCGGGCACGGTACTGGGCGTGGTGCGGATGCTGGCGGCGCGGCGCCTACGCCCGCCGCGTATCAGTTTCTATCGGCGGCGCTGGCTGCGCTGGCACCACCTGCTTGGGCTGGGCAGCGCGGTGTTCGTGCTAGGCTGGATCTTCAGCGGGTGGCTGTCGATGGACCATGGCCGTCTGTTTTCGCGCGGCACGGCGACGGACGTGCAGGCGCGGCGTTATGCGGGTTGTTCGCTGGCGGATGCCCTGCAGCGTGTGAATCCCACGATATTGGCCGGGGCAAATCTCCGGGAGATCGGGTTCACGCCGCTTGCCTGCACGCCAGTGCTGACCCGCTATTCTGGGGATGGCCGCGCCGATCGCGTCGACGGCGCAGGGCACATCATCGACGAGGCAGCAATGCGCGGGCTGGTACAGCGCGCGGCGCTCGCCGGCTGGCCGGGCGCAGCGCATGTGCGCATCGATCCGATCGATCCCAGCGCAACCGATGCGCTGGCCGAAGGCTGGCCCGCTTCGGCATGGCGGGTTCGGCTGGATGCGCGGGGCCGGCCCGATCTGGTTGTGGACGGCGATACCGGCCGGCTGCTGACGGTGATGGATAGCAGCCGGGCCGCCTATGCCTGGGTCTATTACGCGCTGCACACCGGCAATGTGCCCGGCCTGACGACGCGCCCGGTGCTGCGCCGTACACTCTTGCTGCTGCCCCTGACGGCGGGCTTCCTGTTCAGCATCACCGGCGTGGTGCTCGGCTGGCAGCGACTGCGCCGCGCGGGCGGGGTTACCGCGTTTCGACCGTGA